In the Gossypium raimondii isolate GPD5lz chromosome 9, ASM2569854v1, whole genome shotgun sequence genome, one interval contains:
- the LOC105797392 gene encoding heparanase-like protein 2: MHIQPSNPCFPDIAFVDAKCEHCDSGSNTNSLKQMITLYALHWIGGLLKMQLQSMSLGKGWNFKFAFNPLRIKIGGSLQDHVVYGVGGVKNCPNFIKNEDSLFGFSQGCLPMERWDQLNNFFNQTGVKVTFGLNALLGRNRSEIEKGLWVGDWQSQNAGDFMKYTISKGYKVDSYEFGNQLSGAGMGASVEAEQYGKDIVVLKNLVKELHPDPKTQPKVLGPSGYYDEKWFNSFLEVSGHDVVDGVTHHIYNLGPGDDPNMIAKIQDPSYLNQVSQTYKGVLNIVNKFKPQSGAWVSESGGALHGGTKDLSPTFADGFWYLDQLGMASVRVVTKAVVITVTV; this comes from the exons ATGCATATTCAGCCTAGCAATCCTTGTTTCCCAGATATCGCTTTCGTCGACGCAAAATGTGAACATTGTGATTCAGGGAGCAACACCAATTCTTTGAAACAGATGATAACTTTGTATGCACTACATTGGATTGGTGGCCTCTTGAAAATGCAACTACAATCAATGTCCTTGGGGAAAGGCtggaattttaaatttg CATTCAATCCTTTAAGAATCAAAATTGGTGGGTCGTTGCAAGATCATGTGGTGTACGGAGTAGGAGGAGTTAAGAATTGCcccaatttcatcaaaaatgaAGATAGTTTATTTGGATTCTCTCAGGGCTGCCTTCCCATGGAAAGATGGGACCAActcaataattttttcaatcaaACTGG AGTAAAGGTTACATTCGGGTTGAATGCTCTTCTCGGAAGAAATCGGTCAGAAATCGAAAAGGGTCTTTGGGTTGGCGATTGGCAATCGCAAAATGCAGGGGATTTCATGAAGTATACTATTTCCAAGGGATACAAAGTTGATTCTTATGAATTTG GAAATCAACTCTCCGGAGCTGGGATGGGTGCAAGCGTTGAGGCTGAACAATATGGAAAAGACATAGTAGTACTTAAGAATCTAGTGAAAGAATTACACCCAGATCCAAAAACTCAACCAAAGGTTCTAGGTCCTAGTGGCTATTATGATGAGAAATGGTTTAATTCCTTCCTAGAAGTTTCAGGACATGATGTTGTTGATGGAGTTACACACCATATCTATAATCTTGGACCGG GTGATGATCCAAACATGATTGCCAAGATTCAAGATCCATCTTACTTAAATCAAGTTTCCCAAACCTATAAAGGTGTTTTGAATATTGTCAACAAGTTTAAACCGCAGTCGGGAGCTTGGGTTTCTGAATCTGGCGGAGCTCTCCACGGCGGTACTAAAGATTTGTCCCCAACTTTTGCTGATGGATTTTG GTATCTTGATCAATTGGGAATGGCTTCTGTTAGAGTAGTAACTAAAGCAGTTGTTATAACGGTTACTGTTTAA